Proteins encoded by one window of Acuticoccus sp. MNP-M23:
- the pbpC gene encoding penicillin-binding protein 1C, with protein MLIVAVVAGGRAIDRAAPPPLAIPPVSTVVLDDDGVLLRAFTVGAGRWRLPVAVDAVDPGFIDLLIAFEDSRFRDHGGVDPRAAARAAMQAVRAGRIVSGASTLTMQTVRLLTDARERTPWRKATEAFRAWQMERRLTKDEILARYLHAAPYGGNIEGVRAAALAWFGREPGRLTLAQSALLIALPQSPESRRPDRHPKNAARARNRVLDRLATTGAITAADAARAKREAVPTRRRPVPRLAPHLARKLHQAEPAATVHTTTLKRDWQAALEDLASERVDRIGPRLSAAIVVAEHGTGRIRASVGAARFLDQSRAGHVDMTSAIRSPGSTLKPFIYGLGIEAGLVARNTLLADAPATFAGYQPENFDDEFHGMVTVEEALRQSLNVPAVTVLEALGPIRLVTRLEEAGAAIVLPQGFVPTLAVGLGGFGITLSDLASLYTALPDGGVPAQLFAQKAPPVRTARLLSERAAADVSAMLTAMRPPRNAPAGEIAYKTGTSYGYRDAWAVGYDARHVVAVWVGRPDGTPVPSLTGWTDAAPLLFDAFARIGVHRLPPAPVAVPTAALPPPLREFVPGRRKGGPARAPEIEIAFPPEGAVLALAAADGSRNKLVARVVGRPADTWLLNGRPLPIKVNRRQAQIDVPPGAHTLTVVTRDGASERVSFIAE; from the coding sequence GTGCTGATTGTGGCTGTGGTCGCGGGCGGGCGCGCCATCGACCGCGCAGCGCCGCCTCCTCTTGCCATCCCGCCGGTGTCCACGGTGGTGCTCGACGATGACGGCGTGCTCCTGCGCGCCTTCACCGTTGGCGCCGGGCGGTGGCGGCTCCCGGTGGCGGTGGATGCGGTCGACCCCGGCTTCATCGATCTGCTGATTGCCTTCGAGGACAGCCGCTTCCGCGACCATGGCGGCGTCGACCCGCGGGCCGCCGCACGCGCAGCAATGCAGGCGGTACGCGCCGGCCGCATCGTCTCCGGTGCATCCACCCTCACCATGCAGACCGTGCGCCTTCTCACCGATGCGCGCGAGCGGACGCCCTGGCGCAAGGCCACCGAAGCGTTTCGCGCCTGGCAGATGGAGCGGCGTCTCACCAAGGACGAAATTCTTGCCCGCTATCTTCACGCTGCCCCCTATGGCGGCAATATCGAGGGGGTGCGTGCGGCCGCGCTCGCCTGGTTCGGCCGCGAGCCCGGCCGGCTGACGCTGGCGCAGTCGGCACTGCTGATCGCCCTGCCCCAGTCTCCCGAAAGCCGGCGGCCTGACCGGCACCCCAAAAATGCCGCACGCGCGCGCAACCGGGTTCTGGACCGCTTGGCCACCACCGGCGCCATCACAGCAGCCGACGCTGCGCGCGCAAAACGCGAGGCGGTGCCGACGCGGCGGCGCCCCGTGCCCCGTCTTGCCCCCCATCTTGCCCGCAAGCTCCATCAGGCGGAGCCGGCCGCCACGGTCCACACCACCACGCTCAAGCGGGACTGGCAGGCCGCACTGGAAGACCTTGCCTCCGAACGGGTGGACCGGATCGGCCCACGTCTGTCCGCCGCCATTGTGGTGGCCGAGCACGGCACCGGCCGCATTCGCGCCAGCGTCGGCGCCGCGCGCTTTCTGGACCAGAGCCGCGCCGGGCATGTGGACATGACCAGCGCCATCCGCTCGCCCGGCTCCACGCTGAAGCCGTTCATCTATGGCCTCGGCATCGAGGCGGGGCTGGTTGCGCGCAACACCCTCCTTGCCGACGCACCGGCAACCTTTGCCGGCTACCAGCCTGAAAATTTCGACGATGAATTTCACGGCATGGTCACCGTGGAAGAGGCGCTGCGCCAGTCCCTCAACGTACCGGCGGTGACGGTGCTGGAAGCACTCGGCCCCATCCGCCTCGTCACACGGCTTGAGGAGGCCGGCGCCGCAATCGTGCTCCCCCAGGGCTTCGTGCCCACGCTGGCCGTGGGTCTCGGCGGTTTCGGGATCACCCTCAGTGACCTTGCAAGCCTCTACACGGCCCTGCCGGACGGCGGCGTGCCCGCACAGCTTTTTGCGCAGAAGGCTCCGCCAGTGCGCACCGCACGCCTCCTGTCGGAGCGGGCGGCCGCGGACGTTTCGGCCATGCTCACGGCAATGCGCCCGCCCCGCAACGCGCCCGCCGGCGAGATCGCCTACAAGACCGGGACGTCCTACGGCTACCGCGATGCGTGGGCGGTGGGCTACGACGCGCGCCATGTTGTGGCCGTGTGGGTCGGCCGGCCGGACGGCACGCCCGTGCCCTCGCTCACCGGGTGGACCGACGCTGCCCCCCTGCTGTTCGACGCGTTCGCGCGCATCGGCGTCCACCGCCTGCCACCCGCGCCAGTGGCCGTACCCACCGCTGCCCTGCCGCCGCCGTTGCGCGAATTCGTGCCCGGCCGGCGCAAGGGCGGCCCGGCGAGGGCGCCGGAGATCGAGATTGCGTTTCCACCCGAAGGCGCCGTGCTTGCCCTTGCCGCAGCCGACGGCAGCCGCAACAAGCTGGTGGCCCGCGTTGTCGGCCGCCCGGCCGACACCTGGCTTCTCAACGGCCGTCCGCTCCCCATCAAGGTCAACCGGCGGCAAGCGCAGATTGACGTGCCGCCCGGCGCGCACACGCTCACCGTCGTCACCCGCGACGGGGCGTCCGAGCGCGTCTCGTTTATTGCCGAGTGA
- a CDS encoding LysE family translocator, with amino-acid sequence MALDILLLFAATEFLLCISPGPSVLLVVGLAMRSGTRAGWAAAAGVTAGSAFYFALSALGVGGLIVASHTLFTIVKWAGAAYLVYLGIRMMGPLVCALRNGAMPAAGPLPVADGGGSQRAFWKGFAVQLANPKTLIFFVALFPQFIAPEGNVALQFAVMALVSALIEMPVLMVYALVSAASARWMARTAVLWFEGLAGAVLVFIGGALALARGR; translated from the coding sequence ATGGCTCTCGACATCCTCCTGCTGTTCGCCGCGACCGAATTTCTCCTGTGCATCTCGCCGGGGCCGTCGGTGCTGCTTGTGGTGGGCCTTGCCATGCGCTCTGGCACGCGCGCCGGATGGGCGGCAGCTGCCGGCGTCACTGCCGGTTCGGCGTTTTATTTTGCGCTGTCCGCGCTGGGCGTCGGCGGGCTGATTGTCGCCAGCCACACCCTCTTCACCATCGTCAAATGGGCGGGCGCGGCGTATCTCGTCTATCTCGGCATCCGGATGATGGGGCCGCTGGTCTGCGCCCTGCGCAATGGCGCCATGCCGGCTGCCGGGCCGCTGCCGGTTGCCGATGGCGGGGGGAGCCAACGCGCATTCTGGAAGGGCTTTGCCGTCCAGCTCGCCAACCCCAAGACGCTGATCTTTTTTGTTGCGCTGTTTCCGCAGTTCATCGCGCCGGAGGGCAATGTCGCGCTTCAGTTTGCGGTGATGGCACTCGTTTCGGCCTTGATCGAGATGCCCGTGCTGATGGTTTATGCGCTGGTGTCTGCCGCGTCGGCGCGGTGGATGGCGCGGACCGCGGTTCTCTGGTTCGAGGGGCTGGCCGGCGCCGTTCTGGTGTTCATCGGCGGCGCGCTGGCTCTGGCGCGGGGGCGCTGA
- a CDS encoding cell cycle transcriptional regulator TrcR, whose amino-acid sequence MPADDTPLMPKATAVWLVDNTSLSFEQIAAFCRLHPLEIGAIADGDAAQGIKGADPMQTGQLTRAEIEKAEADKDYRLKLSKPKTIVPELKRKAPRYTPVSKRQDRPNAILWLLRQHPELKEAAIIRLVGTTKTTIHAIRDRTHWNSAHLAPLDPVTLGLCSQMDLDREVETAARESGITNPQPALGSADGLLSVEESLQPEEAEDEPTGNERYDADTVFKGLKAWTKGQPAEDDDEA is encoded by the coding sequence ATGCCAGCTGATGATACGCCCCTGATGCCCAAGGCCACCGCCGTTTGGCTGGTGGACAACACCTCGCTTTCGTTCGAGCAGATTGCCGCGTTCTGCCGGCTGCATCCGCTCGAGATCGGCGCCATTGCCGATGGCGACGCGGCTCAGGGCATCAAGGGCGCTGACCCGATGCAGACCGGTCAGTTGACGCGGGCCGAGATCGAGAAGGCCGAGGCCGACAAGGATTATCGCCTCAAGCTCTCCAAGCCGAAGACCATCGTGCCCGAGCTGAAGCGGAAGGCGCCGCGCTATACGCCGGTGTCCAAACGGCAGGACCGGCCCAACGCCATTTTGTGGCTCCTGCGCCAGCACCCGGAGCTGAAGGAAGCGGCGATCATCCGCCTGGTCGGCACCACCAAGACGACGATCCACGCCATCCGCGATCGCACCCACTGGAACTCCGCGCACCTTGCTCCGCTGGACCCGGTGACGCTGGGCCTCTGCTCGCAGATGGATCTGGACCGTGAAGTGGAAACGGCGGCCCGCGAATCCGGCATCACCAACCCGCAGCCGGCACTCGGCAGCGCGGACGGGTTGTTGTCGGTGGAGGAGAGCCTCCAGCCCGAAGAGGCCGAGGACGAGCCGACCGGCAACGAGCGTTACGACGCCGATACCGTGTTCAAGGGCCTGAAGGCGTGGACCAAGGGCCAGCCCGCCGAAGACGACGACGAGGCCTGA
- a CDS encoding NAD(P)H-quinone oxidoreductase: MTLPTTMQAVTAPTPGGPDALVIGEHAVPSPGPAEILIKVAAAGVNRPDCFQRAGMYPPPPGAPDIFGLEVAGEVVALGEGASLHGVGDKVMALVPGGGYGEYCVAAETNALPVPAGLSMEEAAAIPETFFTVWSNLFDRAGLVAGEWLLVHGGSSGIGTTAIQLAKAFGASVIVTAGSADKCEACVALGADVAINYRDSDFVAEVKTHTIKGVDVILDMVGGEYVERNWHAAAVEGRIVQLATLQGKSTADFSVLMRKRLVHTGSTLRPRSVAFKAEIARALTQKVLPMVEAGAVRPVMDRTFALSEVSAAHAHMEGSSHIGKIVLLP; the protein is encoded by the coding sequence ATGACACTCCCCACCACCATGCAGGCCGTGACGGCGCCGACCCCCGGCGGACCGGATGCGCTGGTCATTGGCGAACATGCCGTCCCGTCACCGGGGCCGGCTGAGATTCTGATCAAGGTCGCGGCTGCCGGCGTCAACCGTCCCGACTGTTTTCAGCGGGCCGGGATGTATCCGCCGCCTCCCGGTGCGCCCGACATCTTCGGCCTTGAAGTGGCCGGCGAGGTTGTGGCGCTGGGCGAGGGCGCGTCCCTCCACGGCGTGGGCGACAAGGTGATGGCGCTGGTGCCGGGCGGTGGCTACGGCGAATATTGCGTGGCTGCGGAAACCAATGCGCTCCCGGTGCCCGCGGGCCTTTCGATGGAAGAAGCCGCGGCAATCCCCGAAACCTTCTTCACCGTCTGGAGCAACCTGTTCGACCGTGCGGGCCTCGTCGCCGGCGAGTGGCTGCTGGTCCACGGCGGGTCGTCCGGGATCGGGACCACGGCCATCCAGCTTGCCAAGGCGTTTGGCGCGAGCGTCATCGTCACCGCAGGGTCGGCGGACAAGTGCGAGGCGTGCGTGGCGCTGGGGGCGGACGTTGCCATCAACTACCGCGACAGCGATTTCGTGGCCGAGGTGAAGACCCACACCATCAAGGGTGTGGATGTGATTCTCGACATGGTTGGCGGAGAATACGTGGAGCGGAACTGGCACGCCGCCGCAGTCGAGGGCCGGATTGTCCAGCTCGCCACCTTGCAGGGCAAGTCCACCGCGGACTTCAGCGTCCTGATGCGCAAGCGTCTCGTCCACACCGGGTCGACGCTCCGGCCCCGCAGTGTGGCGTTCAAGGCCGAGATTGCGCGGGCGCTGACCCAAAAGGTGCTGCCGATGGTGGAGGCCGGCGCGGTCCGGCCGGTGATGGACCGCACGTTTGCCCTGTCGGAGGTGTCTGCGGCCCACGCCCACATGGAAGGAAGCAGCCACATCGGAAAGATCGTGTTGCTTCCGTAA
- a CDS encoding DUF1192 domain-containing protein codes for MNEDDARPKALKPGHTIGADLSRVSVDELHALRQACLDEASRIEAEINAKDATRVAAASVFKF; via the coding sequence ATGAACGAAGACGACGCACGACCCAAGGCGCTGAAGCCCGGCCACACCATCGGCGCGGACCTGTCACGTGTTTCAGTGGACGAGCTTCACGCATTGCGGCAGGCGTGCCTTGACGAGGCGAGCCGCATCGAAGCCGAGATCAACGCAAAAGACGCCACCCGCGTTGCCGCGGCCAGCGTCTTCAAATTCTAG
- the rpmE gene encoding 50S ribosomal protein L31: MKKDIHPDYHAVTVVMTDGTEYVTRSCAGSAGDRIPLDIDPRTHPAWTGGQTTLLDRGGRISRFKNKFKGIPGA; this comes from the coding sequence ATGAAGAAGGACATTCACCCCGATTACCACGCCGTCACGGTCGTGATGACGGACGGTACGGAGTACGTGACCCGGTCCTGCGCCGGTTCCGCCGGTGACCGTATTCCGCTCGACATCGACCCCCGCACCCACCCGGCGTGGACCGGCGGCCAGACGACCCTGCTTGACCGCGGTGGCCGCATCTCCCGCTTCAAGAACAAGTTCAAGGGCATTCCGGGCGCATAA
- a CDS encoding ABC transporter transmembrane domain-containing protein: MKFGRNNRSKQGVQGGGRQRVALKPLRFLFPYALRYKVRLGAALLAMLCATSATLAVPLAVRRMIDFGFAAENAEFIDAYFGMLILVALALAVASAMRYYLVITLGERVVADIRADVFDKVMSLSPAFFDRTMSGEIVSRLTADTTQIKSAVGASASIALRNLFMFIGAMVMMVWTSPALSGMAVAVIPLLVIPLVAFGKAVRRRSRAAQDTLARISAYATEAIGAVRTLQSFVAERRAGAHYRTGAMEAYGIAKKATAARATLTAIVIFLVFTAIVGVLWLGAQEVLAGNLTAGALGQFVLYAVFAAGALGELSQVWGEVAQTAGAAERLSILAAETPDVKEPENPVSFPAPAAGALSFRNVSFAYPADLARGVLDDVSFDVPSGRSVALVGPSGAGKTTVFQLLTRSYDVLGGSISIDGVDVRDASLKAVRERIALVPQDTTILAASIADNIRIGRPEASDADVIAAAEAARVTPFVSALPNGFETVVGERGITLSGGQRQRIAIARAVLKDAPILLLDEATSALDAESEALIQEALERLMVGRTTLVIAHRLATVVRADRILVLDEGRIVESGTHAELAAREGVYARLAALQFGEAGTRLHASDAA, translated from the coding sequence ATGAAATTCGGACGCAACAATCGTTCTAAACAAGGTGTACAGGGTGGCGGGCGGCAGCGGGTCGCCCTTAAACCCCTGCGCTTCCTGTTCCCGTATGCGCTGCGCTACAAGGTCCGCCTCGGCGCGGCGCTGCTCGCGATGCTGTGCGCGACCTCGGCGACGCTTGCCGTGCCGCTGGCCGTGCGCCGGATGATCGACTTCGGTTTTGCCGCGGAAAACGCCGAATTCATCGACGCATATTTCGGCATGCTCATTCTGGTGGCGCTGGCGCTCGCGGTGGCATCGGCCATGCGCTACTACCTCGTCATCACGCTGGGCGAGCGCGTGGTCGCCGACATCCGGGCCGATGTGTTCGACAAGGTGATGAGCCTGTCGCCCGCGTTCTTCGACCGCACCATGTCCGGCGAAATCGTCTCCCGCCTCACCGCAGACACCACGCAGATCAAGTCCGCCGTGGGGGCGAGCGCCTCCATCGCACTGCGCAACCTTTTCATGTTCATCGGCGCCATGGTGATGATGGTGTGGACGAGCCCTGCCCTGTCGGGCATGGCGGTCGCGGTGATTCCGCTTCTGGTGATCCCGCTGGTGGCGTTCGGCAAGGCCGTTCGCCGGCGCTCGCGCGCCGCACAGGACACGCTGGCGCGCATCTCCGCCTATGCCACGGAGGCCATCGGCGCCGTGCGGACGCTGCAATCGTTCGTGGCGGAACGGCGGGCTGGCGCGCACTACCGCACCGGCGCCATGGAAGCCTACGGCATCGCCAAGAAGGCGACGGCGGCCCGCGCGACGCTTACGGCCATTGTCATCTTTCTGGTATTCACCGCCATAGTGGGCGTCCTGTGGCTGGGCGCACAGGAGGTTCTGGCCGGCAACCTCACCGCCGGCGCGCTCGGCCAGTTCGTGCTTTATGCGGTGTTTGCGGCGGGTGCGCTCGGCGAACTCAGCCAGGTGTGGGGCGAAGTGGCGCAGACCGCCGGTGCCGCCGAGCGGCTCTCCATCCTCGCCGCGGAAACGCCGGACGTGAAGGAGCCGGAAAATCCGGTCAGCTTCCCCGCCCCGGCCGCCGGGGCGCTGTCCTTCCGCAACGTCTCGTTCGCCTACCCCGCGGACCTTGCCCGCGGCGTGCTGGACGACGTGTCGTTCGACGTGCCGTCCGGACGCTCGGTTGCGCTTGTGGGACCATCCGGCGCTGGCAAGACCACCGTGTTCCAGCTTTTGACCCGCAGCTATGACGTTCTCGGCGGGTCCATCTCCATCGACGGCGTGGACGTGCGCGATGCATCGCTGAAGGCGGTTCGCGAGCGGATTGCGCTGGTCCCGCAGGACACCACAATTCTCGCCGCCTCCATTGCCGACAACATCCGCATCGGCCGGCCGGAGGCCAGCGATGCCGACGTGATTGCGGCGGCCGAAGCCGCACGCGTCACCCCCTTCGTCAGCGCATTGCCGAACGGCTTCGAGACTGTCGTGGGCGAGCGCGGCATCACGTTGTCCGGCGGTCAGCGCCAGCGCATCGCGATTGCCCGCGCGGTGCTGAAGGATGCGCCGATCCTCCTTCTCGACGAGGCGACCTCCGCACTGGACGCTGAATCCGAGGCGCTGATCCAGGAGGCGCTGGAGCGGTTGATGGTCGGCCGCACCACGCTGGTCATCGCCCACCGCCTCGCCACCGTCGTCCGGGCCGACCGGATTCTGGTGCTGGACGAAGGACGTATTGTGGAAAGCGGCACCCATGCCGAGCTTGCCGCACGCGAAGGCGTCTACGCCCGTCTTGCCGCGCTCCAGTTCGGCGAAGCCGGCACGCGCCTCCACGCCTCCGACGCCGCCTGA
- a CDS encoding peptidoglycan -binding protein yields MPHGSRRRGREARADYWPGFVDAMATLLLVIIFLLSLFMLAQFFLSQELTGRETALQRLNAQIAELTDLLALERAQDSALEDETQSMSASLEQLMAQRDSLQGQLAGEQDAAGQVTEEVRSLTEALESEKRLGADALSRVALLNQQLRALRRQVGALEEALEASEARDQESQTRLADLGRRLNVALAQRVQILNRFRSDFFGRLRDILAERAGIEIVGDRFVFQSEVLFPSGSDTLNPAGEDELAKLAAELIGLDAEIPDDIDWVLRVDGHTDARPLSGSGRFRSNWDLSAARAISVVQYLISQGVSPTRLVAAGFGEFQPIVDEATEEAYDRNRRIELKLTQR; encoded by the coding sequence ATGCCGCATGGATCCAGACGTCGGGGCCGCGAGGCCCGCGCCGACTATTGGCCGGGCTTCGTCGACGCGATGGCGACGCTGCTCCTCGTCATCATCTTTTTGCTGTCGCTGTTCATGCTGGCGCAGTTCTTCCTCAGCCAGGAGCTGACGGGGCGTGAAACCGCGCTTCAGCGCCTCAACGCACAGATTGCGGAGCTGACTGACCTTCTGGCGCTGGAGCGGGCACAGGACAGCGCGCTGGAAGACGAAACCCAGTCCATGAGCGCCAGCCTCGAACAGCTGATGGCCCAGCGTGACAGCCTGCAGGGCCAGCTTGCCGGTGAGCAGGACGCCGCCGGTCAGGTGACCGAGGAGGTGCGCTCGCTCACGGAGGCGCTGGAGAGCGAGAAGCGGCTGGGCGCCGATGCATTGTCCAGAGTTGCGCTGCTCAACCAGCAGCTTCGCGCGCTCCGCCGCCAGGTGGGGGCGTTGGAAGAGGCGCTTGAAGCCTCCGAGGCGCGCGACCAGGAAAGCCAGACCCGTCTTGCCGACCTTGGCCGCCGCCTCAACGTGGCGCTGGCCCAGCGTGTCCAGATCCTCAACCGCTTCCGCTCCGATTTCTTCGGCCGCCTGCGGGACATTCTGGCCGAGCGTGCCGGCATCGAGATTGTCGGCGACCGCTTCGTCTTCCAGTCCGAGGTGCTTTTCCCGTCGGGGTCAGACACGCTTAACCCGGCCGGCGAGGATGAGCTTGCAAAGCTTGCCGCCGAACTCATCGGCCTCGACGCCGAAATTCCCGACGATATCGACTGGGTGCTGCGGGTAGACGGGCATACGGATGCGCGGCCGCTGTCGGGCTCCGGGCGGTTCCGGTCCAACTGGGACCTTTCGGCAGCCCGCGCCATTTCGGTGGTGCAGTATCTGATTTCGCAAGGGGTATCGCCGACGCGGCTGGTGGCGGCCGGGTTCGGCGAGTTCCAACCGATTGTGGATGAGGCGACCGAAGAAGCTTACGACCGCAACCGCCGCATCGAGTTGAAGCTCACCCAGCGCTAG
- a CDS encoding flagellar motor protein MotA, with protein sequence MARKDPYKLTQPQVYLWRMGLFVILVGFLIFIQFATIYEAFLANPLLNGMIIGVGAIGILLSVLQVTRLFREINWVNRFRSGAPSTRRNPLLLAPMATLLRDGVDDTIMSAVTMRSILDTIGTRLDEQRDILRYLIGLLVFLGLLGTFYGLLQTIGSVGDTIASLDVGSGNSAVIFQDLKAGLEAPLSGMGTAFSSSLFGLSGSLIIGFLDLQAGQAQNRFYTELEDWLSTLTDIVDDLEVAGAAQATTDLQAAVDRLTTLLEQGGGAGPGQSNKAMASLADGIQAVVKNMRREQKVLIEWAEAQGAQNDRIEELLIRLNNALEQDERA encoded by the coding sequence ATGGCGCGTAAGGATCCCTACAAACTCACCCAGCCGCAGGTATACCTGTGGCGCATGGGCCTGTTCGTGATTCTGGTCGGCTTTCTGATTTTCATTCAGTTTGCCACCATCTACGAGGCTTTTCTGGCCAACCCGCTGCTCAACGGGATGATCATTGGCGTGGGGGCGATCGGCATTCTCCTGTCGGTCCTGCAGGTCACGCGCCTTTTCCGCGAGATCAACTGGGTCAACCGGTTCCGCTCCGGTGCGCCGTCCACCCGCAGGAACCCGCTGCTTCTGGCGCCCATGGCAACGCTCCTGCGGGACGGGGTGGACGACACCATCATGAGTGCCGTCACCATGCGCTCGATCCTCGACACCATCGGCACGCGGCTGGACGAGCAGCGCGACATTTTGCGCTATCTCATCGGCCTTCTGGTGTTTCTCGGCCTTCTGGGCACCTTTTACGGCCTGTTGCAGACCATCGGCTCGGTGGGCGACACCATCGCCTCGCTGGATGTCGGCTCGGGCAACAGCGCAGTCATCTTTCAGGACCTGAAAGCCGGGCTCGAAGCGCCGCTGTCGGGCATGGGGACCGCGTTTTCGTCCTCGCTGTTCGGCCTCAGCGGCTCGCTGATCATCGGCTTCCTCGACCTTCAGGCCGGACAGGCGCAAAACCGATTCTACACGGAGCTGGAAGACTGGCTGTCCACCCTGACGGACATTGTGGACGACCTTGAGGTGGCGGGCGCTGCGCAGGCGACAACCGACCTTCAGGCCGCTGTGGATCGCCTCACGACCCTGCTGGAGCAGGGCGGCGGGGCAGGGCCCGGCCAGTCCAACAAGGCCATGGCAAGCCTTGCGGACGGCATCCAGGCCGTGGTCAAGAACATGCGCCGTGAACAGAAGGTGCTGATCGAGTGGGCCGAGGCCCAGGGCGCCCAGAACGACCGTATCGAAGAACTCCTGATCCGCCTCAACAACGCGCTCGAGCAGGACGAGCGCGCCTGA
- a CDS encoding inositol monophosphatase family protein, protein MARSALLNVMVAAAEKAGRNLARDFGEVENLQVSKKGPADFVSRADMRAEEIVLTELSKARPDYGFIGEEGTNVKAADGQHHFIVDPLDGTTNFLHGIPIFAVSIALQRGDDLIAGVVYNPVMDELYVAERGRGCFLNSRRLRVAGRQDPTAAVFATGVPFLGRGNQLRFLSELQPLMSRCAGIRRGGSAALDLAWTAAGRFDGYWEHDLSPWDIAAGIVLVREAGGYVTDADGGEDPLGKGSIVAGNEYMQRLLLKNAKDAAKGR, encoded by the coding sequence ATCGCCCGTTCCGCCCTTCTCAACGTCATGGTCGCTGCCGCCGAAAAGGCGGGGCGCAACCTCGCCCGCGACTTCGGTGAGGTGGAAAACCTCCAGGTTTCCAAAAAGGGCCCGGCGGACTTCGTGTCCCGCGCGGACATGCGGGCCGAGGAGATCGTCCTCACCGAACTCTCCAAGGCCCGGCCGGATTATGGCTTCATCGGCGAGGAAGGCACCAACGTGAAGGCGGCGGACGGCCAGCACCACTTCATCGTGGACCCGCTGGACGGCACCACCAACTTCCTCCACGGCATTCCGATCTTCGCGGTGTCCATCGCGCTGCAGCGCGGCGACGACCTCATTGCCGGCGTTGTCTACAACCCGGTGATGGACGAGCTTTACGTCGCCGAGCGCGGCCGCGGCTGCTTCCTCAACAGCCGCCGCCTGCGCGTGGCTGGCCGGCAGGACCCGACGGCCGCGGTATTTGCCACCGGCGTGCCGTTCCTCGGCCGTGGCAACCAGTTGCGCTTCCTGTCCGAACTTCAGCCGCTGATGAGCCGCTGCGCCGGCATCCGCCGCGGCGGGTCGGCGGCGCTGGACCTTGCTTGGACAGCAGCGGGCCGGTTCGACGGCTACTGGGAGCACGACCTCTCGCCGTGGGACATTGCCGCAGGGATCGTTCTGGTGCGCGAAGCGGGCGGTTATGTGACCGACGCTGACGGCGGCGAGGACCCGCTCGGCAAGGGGTCCATCGTGGCCGGCAACGAGTACATGCAGCGCCTCCTTCTGAAGAATGCGAAGGACGCAGCGAAGGGCCGGTAA
- the efp gene encoding elongation factor P, with product MKINGNEIRPGNVLEHQNTLWAAVKVQHVKPGKGGAFAQVEMKNLIDGRKLNERFRSADSVERVRLEQKDFQFLYEQGEDLVFMDETTYEQLELAKDFVGDRAAFLQDGMQVTVEMYEEKPIGIKLPQHVTLEITEADAVVKGQTASSSYKPAVLENGVKVMVPPFIGAGERIVVDTEEVTYLRRAD from the coding sequence ATGAAAATCAACGGCAATGAAATTCGCCCCGGCAACGTGCTGGAGCATCAGAACACCCTATGGGCCGCGGTCAAGGTCCAGCACGTGAAGCCCGGCAAGGGCGGCGCGTTTGCGCAGGTCGAGATGAAGAACCTGATCGACGGCCGCAAGCTCAACGAGCGCTTCCGCTCCGCCGACAGCGTCGAGCGCGTGCGCCTGGAGCAGAAGGACTTCCAGTTCCTGTACGAGCAGGGCGAAGACCTGGTGTTCATGGACGAGACCACCTACGAGCAGCTCGAACTTGCCAAGGACTTTGTCGGCGACCGCGCGGCGTTCCTGCAGGACGGCATGCAGGTCACGGTGGAAATGTACGAAGAGAAGCCCATCGGCATCAAATTGCCGCAGCACGTGACGCTGGAGATCACCGAGGCCGATGCCGTGGTGAAGGGGCAGACTGCGTCCTCCAGCTACAAGCCCGCGGTTCTGGAAAATGGCGTGAAGGTGATGGTGCCGCCGTTCATCGGCGCCGGTGAGCGCATTGTGGTCGATACCGAGGAAGTCACCTACCTGCGCCGCGCCGACTGA